The Desulfovibrio desulfuricans DSM 642 genome contains a region encoding:
- a CDS encoding 4Fe-4S binding protein, producing the protein MTPSLHTVFFSPTGSSRNIAQETARVLAQELAQNMALARGDDWDWTFPEGRAAAHTLGPEDVLVFAFPVYAGRIPQVLMEPLARLAGRHGARAILLAVYGNRHYDDALLEAVDLFVANGFSVPAAGAFVAEHSMTAKVGAGRPDAEDMAAIADFARNAASVISCGKSATVAVPGNRPYKALPPAADIRPQTFDSCTQCGLCASVCPVRVIAADNAAQVAHGCLRCCACVKTCPEQAKYFNNPQVDKIVAMLESNCRERREPEVFFAAAGKM; encoded by the coding sequence ATGACCCCAAGCCTTCACACGGTCTTTTTCAGCCCAACTGGCAGCAGCCGCAACATTGCGCAAGAGACTGCCCGTGTTCTGGCGCAGGAATTGGCGCAGAATATGGCACTGGCGCGCGGCGATGACTGGGACTGGACGTTTCCTGAAGGGCGGGCGGCAGCCCACACGCTTGGGCCGGAGGATGTGCTGGTTTTTGCCTTTCCGGTCTACGCCGGGCGTATTCCACAAGTGCTGATGGAGCCGCTGGCAAGGTTGGCAGGGCGGCATGGCGCACGCGCAATTCTGCTTGCCGTGTATGGCAACAGGCACTATGACGATGCCCTGCTTGAAGCGGTTGATCTGTTTGTAGCCAACGGTTTTTCCGTTCCTGCGGCAGGGGCCTTTGTGGCAGAGCACAGCATGACGGCAAAGGTCGGGGCAGGCAGGCCTGATGCGGAAGATATGGCCGCTATTGCGGATTTTGCCCGCAACGCAGCCAGCGTCATCTCCTGTGGAAAAAGCGCAACTGTGGCTGTGCCCGGCAACCGGCCTTACAAGGCACTGCCGCCAGCGGCGGATATTCGGCCTCAAACCTTTGATTCATGTACGCAGTGCGGCTTGTGCGCCAGCGTGTGCCCGGTGCGCGTGATTGCTGCCGACAATGCGGCACAAGTGGCGCACGGCTGTTTGCGCTGTTGCGCCTGCGTAAAAACCTGCCCGGAACAGGCAAAGTATTTTAACAATCCGCAGGTGGATAAAATTGTTGCCATGCTTGAAAGCAACTGCCGTGAACGGCGTGAGCCAGAGGTGTTTT